The Lolium rigidum isolate FL_2022 chromosome 2, APGP_CSIRO_Lrig_0.1, whole genome shotgun sequence genomic interval tttcaccacataatcggatcatcctactccgggttgggccggatggccacgcacggtgctcgtaagccgatcctaaacaaggccaaaaaaccaacatgaagttgatcctaggaacatcccgtttaggacttgcgaacgccaccctacgtgccacaggatcctcccccctttgtaaggccaaactattgcggatattaaactaatccttgtagaacaaggagcaatcgtaacggatcagatctactaaataatgatcaagcggggtgccgcccccacacccgagataggcgtgaggacggctagatacgcaagggttgcactacgtaagcatgcttaaacgaagaacaatgctaaccctaacacatctaatgataactacgttgctcgccatcaaaagcgcttcgagtacgagcaacgcatgaacaacgtggggcttgtgctgcctagatcgcgagatgcgatctaggcagcatgtcgcttacccgatagaaaccctcgagatgaaggagttggcgatgcgccgagattggtttgtttttggggttgaacgtgagttgttgtttattccataaaccctaggtacatatttatagtccaggggactttctaatgagggcgtgcactaaaccgtgcacgactaagattctatctctaaactcaaAATAGGTctgatatgttacagatacatgggcaattaagcccaacaggccgattcatataattctccacgtatatttccttaagcccatcttgactgcggcccacctcctgatcgcggttaaatcctggtgataacacatgcccccctggttttggaattggtaattccaaaatcactctgctttccttcgtcgggtcatgtcgtggcagaaccgtcgcagtatccctcatgatgatgccttgccttctcaacttctccgcgtgacctggcagtttttttttttttttttttttttttaggcaccacttcctcggaaactgctgtggcattgaatttccactatatcctcttttgatttaaccgctctgaacagtcctcctttgtatctcctccgcattagcactccaaaaaaaaaccctcccagccaccatgtcttcctcctcctctgctccatcggatcttgctagccaatcctccacgtcccgtgagccgacgccggagtacgacgcggcggcggtccacgcagccaacacccgccgcgccattgcggcgggggaggaatcagaccacgacttctccgtccggtccgaggacgaccggtccttgacggacggggagagcgatctccgcttcctcgccgttggggaaacggaagaggggagtgacgacgacggcttctcttgcgacttcacctctcccggggaggaggaggagcaggaagaggaggaggaggacgacgacgagggctcctccgacgagccgccggccaagcggttctgcccttggccgggcaatctgagcgacttcgacagcgacgaggacgacgctgacgaagaagatgaagacaacgaaggcccggtcggcggccattggagcgacgacgagcccgccgggagcagcgccgatggtGGCGAcgccagcgacgacgagggcagtgatggcccatagataggacctctagaatcgggccagtagtagtagatgggggcaGTGGATCCCCTAGTACTCCCCttctgagagcaattagctccttatgtaagaaatctcttcttaatcaatgaagaacttttccccaatcttgattttgccgattccttttaattgagccgattctcccttctactgaccttgccgattcgtcccctttgccaatgcgtaatgagccgataacaacgcatcggtccttcaacagagcaatctaccaggcctgttgccccccgagtctcagccaacgcaaaacagagacgaggatacgcgcatgaactgtgtagacctgggcctgatcgtgtgtggggaaattccttatgcagcgtcagccgatttgaacacaaatcggctttttctgagcggaaagccttcaaggtgagctgccccccgagtttcttcagttcctgccggccagacaggctccctgacattgatctgatcattgatctgatccgcgcgcccatgctgctcctgacattgtccttgaagaaatctcccttgagtcgatggccctgcatcggctttcatgtccttaagtcgatgcctgctgcatcggctgtgctcgaaaattttcgaattttcacttttttttttttacggccgacctgtgcatcggcccccatattccactacccatcaacaaaagatgagatgcttctgttgcatatcctcgcattttcatatacctgggtgcccccccgagccgattctgtcaagaaaattgatggtatcggctctgttggataacatgttgaacccagatagaaaggtaggtgaggataattttggccgattgctggaatcggcctccacgttgcttgctcgttgaaggttttgtaagttcccttcgtaaatttttggggccgatcacaaggatcagcctctcctggtttgcccattggtttgatcttgctacttggtcaggctggatgaaaccatcccaacctctgacttgatgcgcctgctgtcgtccaccttgtgtgctccgtggagtcgtggagcgctacgctctgtcggcaagacgagtaccatgtttgtgccagccgatgtctcatcatcggctttcctctgtttagggcgccactccattttccgtggacgaccctcttcatccagggttcgctgaacctttgcagccagatcaggccgtgcctttcttagcgtatgcgggtacaacctttcggcttcctccgggccgcgcaatcgccgaaccctgcgcttcgggaacggctgagtccgtcggggcaccaccttggccggtggtactgtcttcttccacttctccctcgtcttccgaatcttcaagatctgcccaacgaggtgactcggcgcgtttgctttgtggcgggagaggccctaagcgctcgaacacggacacgttggctgcctccttctttttcgattgcattacgggcaattgccgattgtgggcaatcggctcattcctgaatcccggcgagtgtacgaagaaggggcagtcccaatgcctggcgttgtcatcttgctccctggatgcttccgtggcacagcgctcgtgctcctcctcatcgtgatcctgccgacgatatcttctggcttctctagccaaacgatcttctctatcaccgtaatcgggtcgccggcgttgaccattctgactaacatatttgttgaggaggtgatcagagaggggtcgctgatatcttatattcttcacctctccctctgtgacatagcgcttgccatcatgacggagccgaccgcgtggagcggcctcatctgtatccttgctgtgagagcagctgccctcatctccatctttgccagagtggtttccaggccctaccatgttgatgctgaacgaggggcctggctggcaaccttcggggtaggtgatttctaccatgttaacggcggggaagggttgggcgtcgaccttcatggcgtatcggttgaaaattagccgccccttctctatcgccgcttggatgtgccgacgccacacccggcggtcgttggtggcatgggaaagcgagttgtggaatttgcggtacggctttccgtttagctctttcgccgtggggaacttgagaccttcgggaaccgtcaagctgtttctccttgagcgaggaggtcgaagatttgttcggtcttggtcacgtcaaaatcaaatcccacgggcggccaccggtggctttacccatttgcaggccacggggttcctccccgagtccactcagccacttgctatctcttggcctcccgcgggcacttcatcctcctccgtatcgaccatgactaccgcacgtttgaacttgtcttggtacgggtcggggtggcgctgttcatatgtcgatagtttcgaaccatgtgcgccggcgagggataatctcgcttgggaggccatgtccttgagctgtgttgcaaggcactgctaccgccaactcgactcgcttccttttcggttatacgaaccgaataacatcggttcctaagattcctgaagcgcctggatgtattctgtcaccgtttccccgcgcttctgacgtagttgtgctagatcggcaatgccagactcggaagcttctgaatggtattgcatatggaactgttcttccaattgcttccaagattggatggagttcgctggtagagaggtgtaccatccaaaagccgatcccgtgagggactgtgaaaagagcctcacgcgtagctgatccgacactgaagccggtcctagttgagccaaatatcggctgacgtgctcgatggagctggagccatccgatccactcgaatttggagaagtcggggagccgatattttggtggcggcgggatcatctcgtaatcgtcggggtacggcttggaatagccgatcgcccttcttttcggcatcatgccgaactggtctctcggtatggtacgatctgatccgctgtgctggccgtaggagttgcactcgaagattcgccggggtggcgtacttggcctgccacgtttgcttttccagctccgagccgacTGCGGGagttgggctcgggagtttcgtcggtgtggcgtatttagttagccacgtctgctctgtcgccgacgttcctcctgtcttcgccggagtccccgatgttgtggcctggtttgtgagtgcccagtcaccacaatccggcacatacatgcacgcgtacccatgagggatctcctcgggcgcctccattaagaactggtagtcactggggtcgccaccagttcgtagacgaggaatgccggtgtagtcggcacttcagcgagtgctgccaacgcaaatggcagcggtggacgggactcggaaaggcaactctccttgatgagtcccgagagctggtcccgacggcgagtacggtggctcatgatctctggatcacgcgcggagcgacacgctccggcacgttgaccaagttctcggagtggcggtgtagcgagtgagccaccgggtagttgatctcctcgccgcggacccccggtgcgttcctccgacggggaagagaggtctaccccatcgagtgcaccttcggtgagaaccccttccatccgatgccaccggaacgggttctgcgaaaagagccgatgaggtcggcttcgagggtagccttgatctcgttgtattgcttcttgaggtcgtcgggcggatcctcgtaggtgagcggcgtgccgtccgccatctcggatgtagatggcgatgtggttgatgtagacgattgtcccaccgggcgtgccggaatgtgttgatcgccaaaacccaccggcgggcagcggccttgtcaacacctgtagagccgggggagcctagagctgcggctggccgagacccctccgagcgacggcccgcaatgctcttttggtcacacgcggcgttgcgaagtgcagggcgtgccacccgacctatacctggtcgggaaggtgatgagattgcctcgcttagtttctgcggggcatacatgtaaacgttaaatacgagcctcgatcggctctcgggttatcctgtgaatcggctcaaagagccgatccacccatgatccgtacggggtgtacgaatacttggtggtcctgcttgatcaagatgaagctaatgagatctacgacgatttagggttttcaccacataatcggatcatcctactccgaggttgggccggatggccacgcacggtgctcgtaagccgatcctaaacaaggccaaaaaaccaacatgaagttgatcctaggaacatcccgtttaggacttgcgaacgccaccctacgtgccacgggatcctccccctttgtaaggccaaactattgcagatattaaactaatccttgtagaacaaggagcaatcgtaacggatcagatctactaaataatgatcaagcggggtgccacccccacacctgagataggcgtgaggacggctagatacgcaagggttgcactacgtaagcatgcttaaacgaagaacaatgctaaccctaacacatctaatgataactacgttgctcgccatcaaaagcgcttcgatacgagcaacgcatgaacaacgtggggcttgtgctgcctagatcgcgagatgcgatctaggcagcatgtcgcttacccgatagaaaccctcgagatgaaggagttggcgatgcgccgagattggtttgtttttggggttgaacgtgagttgttgtttattccataaaccctaggtacatatttatagtccaggggactttctaatgagggcgtgcactaaaccgtgcacgactaagattctatctctaaactcaaAATAGGTctgatatgttacagatacatgggcaattaagcccaacaggccgattcatacaattctccacgtatatttccttaagcccatcttgactgcggcccacctcctgatcgcggttaaatcctggtgataacaccgtcgaataggcaacgacaggcgCGGTCGTATAGACTGGCGCGGTGAGCCAGGTCAGGATTTGGGGCGGCGAGGGCGGGAACCTGATGTGAGTGATCGTGACCCCCTGGTGGGAGGCGGCGTTCAACGGCAAGGGTGCGGGGGccgcgggcggtggcggtggtggcggcgcggtggccgcctggCTCAGCGGGGGCGGCGCGTTGGGGCCCTGGAGGTACGTCCAGAGGTTCGCGACCGCTAGGGAGAGATCGTGGATAGTCGTCGACATCTCCGCCGAAGAGAGGACGGGGGCCGGGTCGGCGACCGGCGCCGAGTGACCAGCGGCGGGCGCGGCGGTGGTGCCCGGTGGCGCCGCCATGGAGATGGGAGGCGGcccggtggtggcggcgacggAGGCGGTGGGTTGGCCCGAAGACATAGTCGATCCCGAgcaatctgataccaaattgATAGGATTTGTGATCCTACTAGGCCGGTtacgtagattgtaggggtggaagtgtgctggacgagggagaggaaggcggcgccggcggctagCCACTATCGCGAGGTTGGAGGAAGGCGGCGCAAGGTAAGgagcggcggctagggcagggaagaccgactcctcaaggagtcggcAATCATGATCGGTACGATGTGTTTATTGCTTGCTTTCTCACGTACGTTTACAGCAGTATAAATAAGCTAATGAAAAGGataaatgggctaagcccctaatttacgcCCACTAATGGGCTTCCTCCTGCTATAGGCCAAaccggtcataacatctctccctgtcttctcaaacagctcgtcctcgagctggatAGCTGGAAACTGCTGGCGGAACTCATCCGGGACGGCGTCGGCCTTGGAGACGGCCGCGTCAGCCAGCCCAGCTGCGACGACATCAGCCGCAACGTCGTCTACGGTCTCCAAGTAGAACAAGCGTGGACAAACGTGGCCTGGTACCTAGagctcgtcgcagttgaagcacagcCCTTTGCGACGGCGCTCGAGCTGTTCGGCCGTGGTCAGCCGACGGAAAGGTCGCGTCGCGGCTGGATCGGAGTGCCCCGCATGAGTCAAGGCCGTGAACGCCTGGCCTAGTGGTGTCGGTGGAGGGTGGGCGGCCGGTCGAACATCGCTGGCCGGGAAGGCCTGCTGCATGGCCCGCGCGCGCTGCTCGAAGGTGCGGGCGTAGTACATGGCCAACTGCAATTCCTGGGGATCCCGCATCTCCACGTCTACGTGAATGTGGTCCGGCAGTCCGCCAATGAAGAGCTCGGCGCGCTGGCGATCCGTCACGCCAGGCGCATGGCATGCCAACGTctggaagcggtcggcgaagtcctggaCCGAGGAGGTGAAGGGAAGGCGGCCGAGCTCGGCCAGCCAGCTCCCGCGTATCGGGGGCCCGAACTGGAGGAGGCAAAGGTCGCGGAAACGCTCCCACGGAggcatcccgccctcgtcctgctcAAAGGCGTAGTACCACGTATGGGCGGTGCCGCAGAGGTGGTAGGAGGCAATCCACGTGCGTTCGGACGCCAATGTCCGCTGCCCCCTGAAAAACTGGTCGCACTGGCTGAGCCAGTTCAGGGGGTCGACGGTGTCGTCATAGGTGGCGAACTCCAGCTTGGTGCAGCGGGGCGGCTGCTGGCCGTGtggggcgacggcgatggcgacggctcccTCGTGACGACTCGTCGCGGCGGGGGCGAGTAGTTGGGCACCATGGGTCCCCCCTGGAACTGGTGGCCGCCAGCGCCGGTGTAGGGGTCGGCATACCCGGTGAAACCCCCGAAGGTCGTGGCCGAGGGCGACGCGGCCGGCTAGAGCACGGTCGGCTGGGCAggcgctgttgtgggtatactttatgggtgtatcaacagcgtggcctagatccgacaagcctgggtggcccatagtcggtgatggtggcatgtggcccatcgggcggcccagttgctgtagatcaagatggatgaagtccagcccaggtaaCAGGAGTCGGATCTTAACCGCCCTATGAAGATAGTCGGATCCacaaaggcccatgaagtatccggatccaatacggcgcataaggaaaggtggatccttgacttgtacggcaatgtaatattccgtagttaggcatcttgtattccggctaggactctctgtgtaaaccctagatccgagcgcctttataagccggatcccgggagccctagaggtacaaccacaactcattgtaacaacacgaaagcgcccagataattccagacaagcagcagtaggtcctgtcatcatgcaggtgttccgaagctgggtaaatcgcgtaccaccgtcccgagaacTCTCCGCCCAatagcccctacttcttctccccctcgtgaggatccctcctccgaggtaccgtcgaataggcaacgacaagcgCGGTCGTATAGACTGGCGCGGTGAGCTAGGTCGGGAGTTGGGGCGgcgaaggcggcgccggcggctggccaccgtcgcgaggttggaggaaggcggcgcaagggaaggagcggcggctagggtaGGGAAGACTGACTCCTCAAGCAGTCGGCAATAACGATTTGTATGATCTGTTTATTGCTTGCTTTCTCACGTACGTTTACAGCAGTATAAATAAGCTAATGAAAAGGataaatgggctaagcccctaatttagacGCACTAATGGGCTTCCTCCTGCTATAGGCCAAACCGGTCATAAAAGTAGCACTCCATTGCTCTTGCACGGAATGCTCAGTTACTAGCTCATtcacttcttcttctacctctagcgaTAGCACTTCGTCTTCCACCTCTCGCATGCAgctcttttttcgataaagagcatatattaatatcgcggagataccaattacacccagtctctgcaacaacatcataccctaatagcataaaggatgcacacagccaaaaaaaagagaagagttACAAAAAAGGAAAGTCCCGCTAggctttcaccctgaagaaagtcctcactctcaaaacaatgccttcaacaagaacattgtcaggcacaaccaattaaggtcagaccttggattttcaccctgatagaactctgaacttctctTGTGTAGCCGCTCCCACGTACAAGTCGTTGTCTCaagtcacgaagcaccaagccaattccacctcaccaccaagatccgatcaccattgctcttccaccaaCCTCGGCCTCCATGACCTTCTCCGCCGGCACCAGAAAatgagctccatgatattaacagccagcagagcttcgaagcgctctttctgaaaccaaacggtcagataaaaaacatgggtgcgcacgaccgaaaccacccactccagcaatcttcaagcattgaccgcacaatgaatttcgccagcagagccttccggaacacgacaatccagccaGCCCGGTGAAAACAAGCTTCCGATATAgcttcacttggcgcgagagaaatccgaaaaccaccaCCATTTTTCGCAAGAGTAGCAGCCTCCTCGCCGCCGATCAACTGCCAACCAGATCGGTGCCTACGCAAACTAGGTAGCCGATTACTGATCTAGTCGGTACTCATGTGCTCAGCCCAGGCTCCGTGTGCATGAGTGCATGACCCAGATGAAGTGACATGCATCCAGCCAAGCAATGCACACATGCGCTCGTTTAGCCATGCACAAGATCTTGTACCAGTGACGTGCAGATCAGAAGACCGGCGACCTGCCATATCGGGACACCAGCATCGATCAGATCGCGAGGCCGGCGACCTGCCTGATCGGGAGGCTAGCAGCGGCCAGATCGCGAGGCCGACGACTTGCCTGATCGGGAGGCCAGCAGCGGCTAGACCGCGAGGCCGGCGTCGGGACACCAGCAACGGCCAGATCGCGCGTCCGACGACCTGCCAGATCGGGAGGCTAGCAGCGCTAGATCATCGCAGACAAGCAGGAGCAGGGGTGTCCTCACGCGGGCTTCGAACCTTGTGTCATCGTGTTCTTCATATCCCCCTCCTCTGGATCTTCCGAGGCACATCGGCTCTAAGATAAACCTACATATGACATCTGTTTATTCACCACAATAATACCAAAGTTCCAGCCAGCAGACCTGACGGAGGAAGATACGCTCGGGCTCCTCGGATAGAGACGGGAGAGGCAACAAAGAGGAGATCAGTGAATGTACCGTGCACGGACCTTCCTTGCACTATGTCACCACGATTTCATTGCAGTACACAACAAACTGACTGGTCTAGTGCAATCGGAAAGCACAAAGCTGAGTAAAATCGACGGTTAAAACGTGCATAGAGGTTTCGGCAGGAAAGAAAAAAATGACATTTCTGGAACAAAAAGTAAGGCTGGAAGAAAAAACTCGTGGAACGAGGAGGGCCAGACGAAGGGATGCACGCGGCTGGCCACACATCCCGGAGGATCGATCATCCGGCCGGAGGAGTAGATGCGTCTTTCACTTTTTCGAAATGGTGAATCGTCTTAGCCATCTTCCATACCAGTAAAATCGACGGTTAAAACGTGCATAGAGGTTTCGGCAGGAAGCACAGCACTCTCGCTGCCACTAGCAAAGCAAACGATGGCTATGCTAAAACGCCTACTCTCGTTACTTCTGAGCTGCTTCTCCTGGTACCTGATCTCGCTTCCTTCCCCACCTTATCCTGCTCCTGCTGAGTTCATCCAATGCCTAAGGGAGAAGCTCCCTAGCGAGCTCGTctacgagcagagctccagcagcTTCACCGACGTGCTGGCCTCCTCCATCAAGAACGCCAGGTTCTTCACCAACGCCACGGTGAGGCCGCTCTGCATCGCGACACCGAACGACGCCCGCCACGTCCAGGCCGCCGTGCTCTGTGGACGCCGGCACGGCGTGCGCCTCCGCGTGCGCAGCGGCGGCCACGACTACGAGGGCCTGTCCTACCGGTCGGCACGGCCCGATGAGGTGTTCGGGGTGCTCGACCTTGCCAACCTCCGCTCCATAAGCGTCAACCATCCCGAGTCCACGGCTTGGGTCGGCTCCGGCGCGACCCTCGGGGAGCTCTACTACGCCATCGCCAAGAACAACTCGGAACTCGCGTTCCCGGCCGGCGAGTGCCCGACCGTCGGCGTGGGCGGCCAGTTCAGCGGCGGAGGCATCGGGATGATGATGCGCAAGTATGGACTCTCCATTGACAATGTCCTAGACGCCATGGTGGTCAACGCCAACGGGGATCTCCTGGACAGGGACGACATGGGAGAGGACCTCTTCTGGGCcatccgaggcggcggcggcgggagcttcGGCATCGTGCTCTCGTGGAAGATCCAACTCGTGCAGGTCCCGCCGACGGTGACCGTGTTCAGCATCGGGAAGAAGCTTGACCAGGGCGCCATCGACATCCTCGCCAGGTGGCAAGTTGTGGGGCCATCACTCCCCGACGACCTCACCATCAGGGTCAAAGTGCAGGGGCAGGGAGCCCTGTTCATGGCCGTGTACCTCGGCACGTGCAGCTCGCTCGTGGCCACGATGGGCCGCCGCTTCCCGGAGCTCGGCATGACGAGCACCGACTGCCGGACCATGACCTGGCTCGAGTCCGCGGCATTGTCCTTCACCACCTTGGCCAACATCGGCACGCCGGAGGAGGTGCTCCTTAACAGGACCGGCAGCATGAGCTTCTCCTTCAAGGTCAAGTCCGACTACGTCCGGCGGCCCATCTCCAAGGCCGCCTGGAACGACATCTTCTCCTGGTTCAACACGAGCGGCTCCGGGTACATCATGCTGGAGCCCCACGGCGGGTTCATGGACAGCGTCCCCGCCGACGCGACGCCGTACCCACACCGGAACGGCGTGTTGTACATCATCCAGTACCTCGTGTTCTGGCAGGGCGACGGCGGCACGGCGCCGCCTGCGGCCTGGCTGGACGACTTCTACGACTTCATGGAGCAGCACGTGAGCACGAACCCGAGACGGGCGTACGTGAACTTCCGGGACCTGGACATCGGCCAGAACGTGGTGGTGGACGACGTGAGCATGTTCGACAGCAGCGAGGTCTGGGGCGAGCGCTACTTCATGGGCAACTACCGCAGGCTGGCTACGGTGAAAGCGGCAGTGGATCCGACCGACTACTTCAGAAACGAGCAGAGCATCCCGCCGTTGCTCTAGAGGTAGCTGCATGCCAAAGACCCGATTAATTCATTCGATTCGATTCCTGGTGACATACTGCTCGTCGAACAATTGCTCGTCAAGTTGCAAGGCAGTTTACTTTTCTGAATAAACTGTGTTCAACTGGATTGCCACATGCATGCTGCTGACGATGCTCATGCTTATGATAGGGCCAGTTGTCACATGTTGTACTAATGTATATGGATTGGAGGGAATGCCAATGATCTCCTCGAGCATTAAAAGAATATTAAGTGTTTACTTCCTAGACTTTGTTTTTGCTGTTGGTCGAGCTTTTGCTGTAGTTATTGAACTATGTTGAGTTTAGGTGTTTTCAAGATCGAAACGTCCCAGTGGATTTCCTATTAGTGCACCAGCTCGCTTCTTAATTCCTCTCCCCTTTCTTCATCTGagtcaaagaaatctttgccgtgtaaAGCTCGgaaaatgcacggcaaagaaacgacgcacggcaaagactcgattaaacacacggcaaagagggCCGCACGGTAATGACAGAAattaacgcacggcaaagaaaccatGCACGGCAACGAAAGAaaccagcgcacggcaaagattcgcTGCACGGCAGTTTTCTTTGCCATGTACCAGGACACTACACACGGTAAAGGCgtagctttgccgtgcgtttttgtgtaacacacggcaaagaagctatGTTCTGATTGGTCGAAATCATAGTCCACGGATTAGCCCCTTGCACCGTTGGATCCTTAAAAATCCAACGGCCTTCACATCTCCAATCCCTCTCTGCGCATGTGGGGACCAGGCGCACATGCGGCGTGCGTCTCTGTGCTCGCGTGGTGCACAGGGATA includes:
- the LOC124685946 gene encoding berberine bridge enzyme-like Cyn d 4; the protein is MAMLKRLLSLLLSCFSWYLISLPSPPYPAPAEFIQCLREKLPSELVYEQSSSSFTDVLASSIKNARFFTNATVRPLCIATPNDARHVQAAVLCGRRHGVRLRVRSGGHDYEGLSYRSARPDEVFGVLDLANLRSISVNHPESTAWVGSGATLGELYYAIAKNNSELAFPAGECPTVGVGGQFSGGGIGMMMRKYGLSIDNVLDAMVVNANGDLLDRDDMGEDLFWAIRGGGGGSFGIVLSWKIQLVQVPPTVTVFSIGKKLDQGAIDILARWQVVGPSLPDDLTIRVKVQGQGALFMAVYLGTCSSLVATMGRRFPELGMTSTDCRTMTWLESAALSFTTLANIGTPEEVLLNRTGSMSFSFKVKSDYVRRPISKAAWNDIFSWFNTSGSGYIMLEPHGGFMDSVPADATPYPHRNGVLYIIQYLVFWQGDGGTAPPAAWLDDFYDFMEQHVSTNPRRAYVNFRDLDIGQNVVVDDVSMFDSSEVWGERYFMGNYRRLATVKAAVDPTDYFRNEQSIPPLL